AATGGACGGAGAATGACGGAAACAAGGTTCAAACTCACgacttttgttttgatatatgtTAAATCGTCACTTTGttataaaagtttaaactgatataaatttaatcaatactttaacacatCGGGGATGATATGGCTCAAGGGATGTAATTTCCATCTTCCTTGGCTACTTATTCAAGTGTAAGGTTGCAAATTGACCCCATTTATCCTTTTCATTTACGGCATATAGTTTGTTGAAATATGATGAATctatgataccatgttgaaatttGTGGGAAAaactaaaacactaaaataatagcagaagaaagagagaaaagagagacaaaaaattACAGATGGTTCGGTGTTAAATATCTACGTCCACTACTATAAATAGCCATAAGTGCTCAATTGTGCTCATTACTTTATTGTTTACAATACTTAGGTctctatttatagttgaataagtcGACATATACAAGTAAACCTAAAATCAACTTATACAAGGAAACACAAATATCGACCTATACTaggaaatataaataaataatataaatatcagaatatattcaaaatatattatgaatatattCTAGCATAGCTTTTAACAGGGTTCTATGCTTTTCTAGCATGATGGTAACCTGATAATGCATTCCACTAGCTAGCAGCTAGCAAGTCGACCTCATTCTTCCCACATGTGaggcttaaaaaaaatgattcgtTGAACAAGCGGCTGAGGTTGATTTTCAAGTACTACTTAAACCAGAATACCCTCAAGAGAGGATGTGTACTACTACTTAATTAAACCAGGTGAAACTCAAGAGGATGTACATAACCATGGAAGCTTGTGCTTCTTATGGGGCAATGGTACTAATTCAGTTCGCGTATGGTGTAGGAAATATCCTAATTAAAATTGCTCTAGAAAAAGGACTCAATCAATTTGTCTTCGTGGTTTATAGGCATATAATTGCTATGCTTTTGTTAGGCCCCTTTGCTTATGTACTTGAAAGGTTAGCTATCCTTGTCATTGTTAGTTTTCATAGATGTGTGTGTCAGCATTTGCTTCTATTTCTTAATTCCTTTTTACCTTGAGATTATCAACTCCCTATGGTCTAGTTTGATCATATGCCTGAGTGGGTTCACGAGTATTTGTTCTTGCAAAGCAGGAAGCATCGCCCTTCACTCTCCTTCTCTGTGATCACAAagatttttttgctttcatCATTTGGCACTACCATCCATCTTAATGTTTACTATGCTGGTTTAGCCTACACTTCTCCAACTGTTGCAAGCGCCTTGAGTAATGTTATCCCTAGTTTGACCTTTCTCATAGCAGTTGTACTCAGGTATTTACTCTACTTTAATTTCCTCATATAAAAAGGCCTTTTTAGTGATTTGTTTATGTCTTTAATGAAGGATGGAGACATTGAAGATATCAAGTGCTAAAGGTCAAGCTAAGGTGTTGGGGACAGTCATTTGCATTGGCGGGGCACTTACATTTACCTTCTGGAAAGGAGGATACCTATTAAAAGGCTTTGTGCCCAGGCCTCTCATAGATATCTGTAGCACCAATGCTTCTGCTTGCAAGTTGAGCCATGGCAAGGACAACTGGATCAAGGGTTCTGCACTTATTCTGACTAGTCACATAGCATGGAGCGCATGGTTGATTCTCCAGGTGATGAACAATATACTTTCAAATATTActttataataatttatgaaaaagtttctctttttggcctttttctttttcccaattttggcCTTACTGATCCTCAGGCTGTGGTCTCCAAAGTCTACCCAGCTCGATTGTCTCTGAACACCTTGATTTGCTTCTTTGCATCATTGCAATCTTCTTTCCTTTCCCTGTTTTTTGCAAGGAATCCAACCTTATGGAAGCTGGAATGGAATATGCAGCTATTGACCATCATCTACACTGTGAGTGTTTACTTCACAAACACATCCCTTTTATGGGATATGATATATTTGAACCTGAAACAGTACCAGACTTCATCttttcctatttaatttttgaaacagGGAGTGGTGTTATCATCATTAGTCTACTACCTCCAAACATGGTGTATCAGCAAAAAGGGTCCAGTTTTTGCAGCAATGTTTACTCCACTACTCCTTATCATCGTTGGCATATTCTCAGCTATTGCTTTTGCAGAGCGACTACACTTGGGCAGGTACACAAAAGTTCTTTCTTCCACTTACAACTTCATGGTTTTTCTtactgttagaatattttatatattattctctagGGTTTGTTGtcttttctattagggtttattccctaccttaattagtctagggtttcttgcttatcactcatagcctcttTATATATAGAAACCTCTGTAATCATTCTcaatatatcaatcattatcAATACAATATAGTCTTGTCCctaagagatagctcaattggctaggaccacgcctaatgaagcggaagtcactaattcgaatctctctcccctctcttgtgtggacatgtcaacaaaaaaaaatacaatgtagtccttatatttgcttctgctctctctctcttctctttcgtTCTTTCGCTTtacaatatattcaacaatatatttaacatggtatcatagccaCTTTCTGTGGCTTCCAATAAACGTTTTGACGTTTCCTGGCACTCCATCCAATGATGTCACTGTTCCAGTCGTCCGTGCACCGCCAAGCGCTCCGCTGCTGAAAATCTCTTCCATGCCTTCAACGAAGCCTCATCTGGGAAAATTTATCTCAGATTCATGCTTGCGAGGCACAGATCTACAGATTTGTGAAAGATCCTTCGCCATCTGCCTTCCCACGTGCCACATGCACCGCCACTGTCACTCTTTTTGGCCAAATAACCACCAAAAGTGGTGTCTTGGCCCTAGATCGGTCGATATGTGCAATTTCAGT
This genomic interval from Corylus avellana chromosome ca3, CavTom2PMs-1.0 contains the following:
- the LOC132173985 gene encoding WAT1-related protein At5g07050-like, whose protein sequence is MYITMEACASYGAMVLIQFAYGVGNILIKIALEKGLNQFVFVVYRHIIAMLLLGPFAYVLERKHRPSLSFSVITKIFLLSSFGTTIHLNVYYAGLAYTSPTVASALSNVIPSLTFLIAVVLRMETLKISSAKGQAKVLGTVICIGGALTFTFWKGGYLLKGFVPRPLIDICSTNASACKLSHGKDNWIKGSALILTSHIAWSAWLILQAVVSKVYPARLSLNTLICFFASLQSSFLSLFFARNPTLWKLEWNMQLLTIIYTGVVLSSLVYYLQTWCISKKGPVFAAMFTPLLLIIVGIFSAIAFAERLHLGSLVGAVLIIVGLYCVLWAKKAENLVTGQPENGKGYDDKKMVEISINETARNSVTDETK